CCCCGGTTACAATGACGGAAAAGAACTTGAAAAGACAATAAGAGATCTGTATGGATTTTATCCATATGTGTCATCAATAGCGGTTGTGCCTGTCGGGCTTACAATGCACAGGAAAAAAGAGCTTAAACCTGTTGAAAAAGAAGATGCTGGAAAGGCAATAGGGATTATTAATGCGTTTCAGAAAAGATTTATAAAGAAACATGGAGAAACAATTGTTTATGGAGCTGATGAGCTTTATATAAAGGCAGGTTTGGCATTTCCTGCCCTAAAAGAATACGATGAATTGCCTCAGATAGAAAACGGCATTGGAATGGTGCCGATGTTTATGTCACAGTCAAGAAGAATTAGAGTTCCAGATGGCATTGTAAAAAAGAAACATTTCCTTACATTTACCGGAGTATCTTTTTATCCTTTTTTAAAAAAGTTTTCTGACAGGCTTCTGGAAAAAGACAATATACATCTCGAAGTCATCCCTGTTGAGAACACATTTTTTGGGAAATCAGTTACAGTTACTGGTCTTTTAACTGCTCGTGATGTAATAAAAACACTGACTGATAAAATTGACGGATTTAAATATCTGCTGATTCCCGATGTTGTGTTAAAAGAGGGAACAAGTGTTTTTTTGGATGATGTCACAAGAAAGGATATCGAACGGGCTCTTAATATTAAAGTAAGGGTTGTTGAGTCTACTCCTGAAGGTTTGATAAAAGGGATGATGCCTGATTACAAGGAGGCTGCATGAGAATAAGTGCCAAGACAAAAGTGATTGCTCTTTTTGGTTATCCTGTTGAACACAGTCTTTCGCCTTCAATGCATAACACAGCATTTAAACATCTGAAATTGGATTTCTGTTATGTATGCTTTTCTGTGAAGCCTGATGAATTAAAAAATGCTGCAAAGGCAATAAAGGCTCTAAGTCTTACCGGTGTCAATGTTACTGTCCCTCATAAGGAAAAGATTATGCCTTTTCTTGATGAAATTGATGCTGAAGCTGCATTTATAGGAGCTGTTAATACAGTAGTAAATGAAAATGGAAAGCTCAAAGGATATAACACTGACGGCAGGGGTTTTATGAAGTCAGTGTCAAAAGCTGGAATAACAGTAAAAAACAAGCGTGTACTGGTTATCGGCGCTGGCGGTGCGTCAAGAGCTGTTTGTTACTATCTCGGACAAAAAGCATTAAAACTTATCATATTCGATGTAAACAATAAAAAATCAAATAACCTTGCAAATGATTTAAAAGAGATCTCACCAAATATACATTCAATAAAAGAGATAACAAACCTAGAAGATATAGATTTGATAATAAATGCAACGCCTCTTGGATTAAAAAACAGTGACCCTATGCCATTGGATATTAAACTAATCAAACGAAATCATATTGTCTGCGATCTGATTTATAAAAAAACGAAATTTCTTGCATCTGCTTCAAAAAAAGGATGTAAAACAATGAGCGGGCTTGGAATGCTTTTATGGCAGGGTGTTTTTGCTTTTGAATTATGGACAGGCAAAAAACCACCGGTTGATTTAATGAAAAAAGCAATTCTCTGAAATATTATGAAAAAGTTTTTTTAAAAAATTTAAATGGTATTTACAATAATTAACAATAATTAAGCGGCTTCCTTGACTTTTGTTATGCTTCTGGTTTATAAAACGCTGTTCATGTGACGGTTTTTCTGCGGGTGTAACTCAGCGGTAGAGTGTCAGCTTCCCAAGCTGGAGGTCGCGGGTTCGAATCCCGTCGCCCGCTCCAAAGCAGTCAGTTTGCAGAGTATAATCTGCTAAATAAAAAAGGGGATATATGCTGGAAAAGAGAAAATCTTCAAGACAATATTTGAAAGAATCGGCATTTCTTGCAGCAAGCATACTCGACTTTAAAACAGCGCGTGTATGTACCTTAGAATGTGTTGTTAATGACGAAAGTGATGCTGGGATAGGTGTAAAGCTGAAGGTTCCTGTTGCCCCTGGGAATTTTGTAAGATTTCTAAATGCAAAAGAAGAAAAAAAGGGTTTTGTAGTCTGGAACGCAAAAATAATTGATAACAATATCTATAGGGCTGGGATAAAATTAATCTGATATTTTTTTAAAAATAGATAATTTTTATTGTACAAGCACCCCTTGCTATTGAATGATCAACAAATTTCCTCCCATTTTAAACAGCGCTTTAATCTTTACTTGGTTATACCCATGTGATAAAATTTATACATGAAAAGGAAGTTTTTGTTTCTTCTCTTCCTGATTTTTTCCGTTGCAGTCTTTCTGATTACAAGAGAAAACAGGGAGCTTGAAAAAGATTTTCGTTTAAAGGGAGATTCTTTTATCGAAGGATTGAAGATTGTGCAGAAAAAAAATGGGAATAATATATGGGTTCTCAATGCCAAGAGAGCTGATATCGTTGAAAAAGAGAACAAGGCGATGTTGTCTAACATCGAAATTCTAATAACAGAAAAGGAAATGAAGATAAGAGCTGCAGATGGACTTTACGACATGTCAGGGAAAAAATTTACTTTGCTTGGAAATATAATTGCAGATACAAAAGATTATACAATCATTGCTAATACAGCTGAGTGGACTTCCAATGGGGAGATAAAAACAAAAGGTGATGTTAAAATCGAGGGCAGGAGATTTACTATACAGGGTGTAGGAATCGAAGCAAATTCAGGCCAGAAGGTGAGAATATTAAAAGATGTTAAAGCGGTTTTTTATCGTTAGTGCAGTTATTCTTTTTTCCTTTACGACCAATGTTTTTTCTGAAGATAGCACAGGTCAGTTAAAGGGACCGATAATAATTACTTCTGACACACTGTCAGCTGATAACAAGGCCAGGACAGCCCTTTTTGAAAAAAATGTAGTAGCAAAGACTGAAACCATGACTCTGATGTCCGATAAGATGCTTGTATATTATGCTGAAAAAACAGGCAGCATAACAAGAATTGATGTGGAAGGTAATGTAAAATTAATAAAAAATGATCTTGTTGTTACATCAGATGTTGCAAAGTATTATGCTGATGAAAATAAAGTTGTTTTTACTGGTGAACCAAAGGCAGTTGAAAAAGGAAATGTTGTTGCAGGCGATATGATGACATATTTTATTAAAACTGAACGATTTATTGTTAATAAAAGCAGGGTATTGCTTGAAAACAAAAAGGGGAAATAAATGCATTCACTGGAAATAAAGGGAATAACTAAGAACTACGGCAATAGATGTGTTGTCAATAATCTTACTCTTAATGTTAAAACAGGAGAAATAGTAGGACTTCTGGGGCCTAATGGCGCTGGAAAGACCACTACATTTTATATGATCGTTGGAATGATTAAACCTGAGTCAGGCAGCATATTTCTTGATGGTGAGGACATAGGACAGCTTCCAATGTACCAAAAGGCACGCAGGGGAATAAGCTATCTTCCTCAAGAAGCATCAATATTTCGAAAACTGAGCGTAAGAGATAACTTAAGGGCAGTGCTTGAAATTAAGGGCTATCCTGATACAGAGACAGATGAGATGATAGAGAGCCTTATTGATGAATTCAATTTGAGTAAATTTGCAGACAGGGACGGTTACAGGCTTTCAGGAGGTGAGAGGAGAAGAAGCGAGATTGCAAGATCTCTTGCGCTAAAACCTACTTTTATACTCTTTGATGAGCCTTTTACTGGTATTGACCCGTTAGCAATTATAGAGCTTAAAAAAATGCTTACCTATCTTAAAAACAAGGGGCTGGGCATAATAATAACAGATCACAATGTCCGAGATACACTGTCTATAACAGACAGGGCATATATTATAAGTAACGGAAATGTATTGGCAGAGGGAGCGCCTCATGTAATCGTTGAAAACCCTCAAGTCCAGACAGCGTATCTTGGAGAAGGATTTAAGTTTAATTAATGGTACTAGGACAGAGATTAGAGCTTAAACTTTCTCAAAAACTTGTACTTACTCCACAGCTTCAGCAGGCAATCAAACTGCTTCAGATGCAGCAGCTTGAACTTTCCCAAACACTTTCTCAGGAACTTACTGAAAATCCTTTTCTTGAAGAAATTATTGAAGATACTGCAAAAGAAGAATTTATAAATGGCGAACCAGATTTATCAGAAAATGAAACTGCAAATGATGATGCTGAGTCTCCCCTTGAAAAAATGATATCGAACATGAAGGGATTCAGCAATGATGAATATTTCGAGGAAAGAGGAAGCGACGGACGAGACCTTGGTTATTTTGTCCCAGGAACAAACACCATGCCTGTATTTGATCAGTTTGCGACAAAAGCTGATGATATATATGATCATCTTACGTGGCAGCTGCGCCTTTCCAATGCAACTGAAGATATAAGAAAAATAGGGGAAATTGTAATTGGAAACATTGATGAGAACGGCTATCTGACAGCAACTGACG
The nucleotide sequence above comes from Nitrospiraceae bacterium. Encoded proteins:
- a CDS encoding DUF512 domain-containing protein, which codes for MQNKCGVEIEKIRTESIAETAGFLPGDFLISVNNHKLCDSIDFMYYRNEPELHIALMRNWKKISLKLAPKESEDIGIILKPFRTRRCNNNCVFCFVSQLPKGLRKTLYLKDEDYRMSFLYGNYLTLTNLSAKDKTRIAAQRLSPLYISVHSTNKNLRNNLLGNARAGDILKELKFFKENKIRMHTQIVMCPGYNDGKELEKTIRDLYGFYPYVSSIAVVPVGLTMHRKKELKPVEKEDAGKAIGIINAFQKRFIKKHGETIVYGADELYIKAGLAFPALKEYDELPQIENGIGMVPMFMSQSRRIRVPDGIVKKKHFLTFTGVSFYPFLKKFSDRLLEKDNIHLEVIPVENTFFGKSVTVTGLLTARDVIKTLTDKIDGFKYLLIPDVVLKEGTSVFLDDVTRKDIERALNIKVRVVESTPEGLIKGMMPDYKEAA
- the aroE gene encoding shikimate dehydrogenase — encoded protein: MRISAKTKVIALFGYPVEHSLSPSMHNTAFKHLKLDFCYVCFSVKPDELKNAAKAIKALSLTGVNVTVPHKEKIMPFLDEIDAEAAFIGAVNTVVNENGKLKGYNTDGRGFMKSVSKAGITVKNKRVLVIGAGGASRAVCYYLGQKALKLIIFDVNNKKSNNLANDLKEISPNIHSIKEITNLEDIDLIINATPLGLKNSDPMPLDIKLIKRNHIVCDLIYKKTKFLASASKKGCKTMSGLGMLLWQGVFAFELWTGKKPPVDLMKKAIL
- the lptC gene encoding LPS export ABC transporter periplasmic protein LptC, producing MKRKFLFLLFLIFSVAVFLITRENRELEKDFRLKGDSFIEGLKIVQKKNGNNIWVLNAKRADIVEKENKAMLSNIEILITEKEMKIRAADGLYDMSGKKFTLLGNIIADTKDYTIIANTAEWTSNGEIKTKGDVKIEGRRFTIQGVGIEANSGQKVRILKDVKAVFYR
- a CDS encoding LptA/OstA family protein, with the protein product MLKRFFIVSAVILFSFTTNVFSEDSTGQLKGPIIITSDTLSADNKARTALFEKNVVAKTETMTLMSDKMLVYYAEKTGSITRIDVEGNVKLIKNDLVVTSDVAKYYADENKVVFTGEPKAVEKGNVVAGDMMTYFIKTERFIVNKSRVLLENKKGK
- the lptB gene encoding LPS export ABC transporter ATP-binding protein; its protein translation is MHSLEIKGITKNYGNRCVVNNLTLNVKTGEIVGLLGPNGAGKTTTFYMIVGMIKPESGSIFLDGEDIGQLPMYQKARRGISYLPQEASIFRKLSVRDNLRAVLEIKGYPDTETDEMIESLIDEFNLSKFADRDGYRLSGGERRRSEIARSLALKPTFILFDEPFTGIDPLAIIELKKMLTYLKNKGLGIIITDHNVRDTLSITDRAYIISNGNVLAEGAPHVIVENPQVQTAYLGEGFKFN